A stretch of the Thermofilum adornatum genome encodes the following:
- the lysS gene encoding lysine--tRNA ligase: MTHWIEEIVEKLAPRAEGKEFFVANGGLSVSGLQHVGRLRGEITIVDTVVRLLRKRGINAHHKLTLYTVDAWKGKDTQLSQFRDPEEAKTYKGWPLYMVPDPYGCHSNWVEHYWADFGNYLDQFSEKVEVVTTKDLYEKDERMKRFVLLSVTELREKVVSTINKYRGEKKLHKDYIPFQPICEKCGRVDATEAIEVDPVNYRVKYVCKNCGHEGWQSLTKGKLNWRVEWVGVWYALNVDFEPYGKDHATPGGSRDSCNELAEKVYGFKPPEGLAYEWVGYRRQGKDLGDMGSSDFIGFSPKQWLEVAEGEVLRLIYLSAPPMRRVVLSLEEVPSYYDEYDKAERVYYGVEEGDPLLAKSYTLSALKPLPEKMPFQLRYINAMILSQVLPSKGEDLNEVIARLRETKQLKQDLTDYDIHRIKTRITLAKKWLQLYAPAQYRITIVETPPVKEISKLLGDGVRELLIELREQLYRLQEWNEEEIKKTMMNIKKTPQQEKQFFKALYLAFFGKEYGPRLAPYLAMLNKDFVIQRLAEVTNSAKGEQDG; encoded by the coding sequence TCCGTCTCTGGCCTACAACATGTGGGGCGTCTAAGGGGAGAAATAACAATAGTTGACACCGTTGTTAGGCTACTAAGGAAAAGAGGCATAAATGCACACCACAAGCTCACACTCTACACCGTCGATGCCTGGAAGGGCAAGGACACACAGCTCAGCCAGTTCAGAGATCCAGAAGAGGCAAAAACCTACAAAGGATGGCCTCTCTATATGGTTCCTGACCCCTACGGGTGCCACTCTAACTGGGTAGAGCATTACTGGGCTGACTTTGGAAACTATCTTGACCAGTTTTCAGAGAAAGTCGAGGTTGTCACTACGAAGGATCTATATGAAAAAGACGAGAGAATGAAACGCTTTGTACTGCTATCTGTCACAGAGCTACGTGAAAAAGTTGTTTCAACGATAAACAAGTATAGGGGTGAAAAGAAGCTCCACAAAGACTATATTCCTTTCCAGCCCATATGTGAAAAATGCGGACGCGTAGACGCAACTGAGGCAATCGAGGTTGACCCAGTCAATTACCGCGTAAAATATGTATGCAAAAACTGTGGACACGAGGGGTGGCAGAGCCTAACAAAGGGCAAACTTAACTGGAGAGTTGAATGGGTTGGGGTTTGGTACGCCCTAAACGTGGACTTCGAGCCCTACGGCAAGGACCATGCAACCCCTGGCGGCTCGCGGGACAGTTGCAACGAGCTAGCAGAAAAAGTCTATGGATTCAAGCCACCAGAAGGGCTTGCCTATGAGTGGGTTGGATACAGAAGGCAGGGCAAGGACCTAGGAGACATGGGTTCGAGTGACTTTATCGGTTTCTCGCCGAAACAATGGCTAGAAGTCGCAGAAGGAGAAGTTCTAAGACTTATCTACCTATCTGCGCCCCCTATGAGACGGGTCGTCTTGAGCCTTGAAGAGGTTCCCAGCTATTATGACGAATACGACAAAGCCGAAAGGGTTTACTACGGCGTCGAAGAGGGAGACCCATTACTTGCAAAGAGCTACACTCTCTCTGCATTAAAGCCTCTACCAGAAAAAATGCCCTTCCAGCTCCGCTACATTAATGCCATGATACTTTCCCAAGTCTTGCCTAGCAAGGGCGAAGACCTCAACGAGGTTATAGCGAGGCTCAGAGAAACAAAGCAACTAAAACAAGATCTAACCGACTACGATATACACAGGATCAAAACAAGAATAACGTTGGCAAAGAAATGGCTACAGCTTTATGCCCCAGCCCAGTACAGGATAACAATAGTAGAAACACCACCAGTCAAAGAGATCTCAAAACTCCTCGGTGACGGGGTACGAGAGCTTTTAATCGAACTAAGAGAACAACTCTACAGACTACAGGAGTGGAACGAAGAAGAAATAAAGAAAACAATGATGAACATCAAAAAAACGCCCCAACAAGAGAAACAGTTCTTCAAGGCTCTATACCTAGCGTTCTTCGGCAAGGAATATGGGCCACGCCTGGCCCCATACCTAGCAATGCTTAATAAAGACTTCGTAATTCAACGCCTAGCAGAAGTTACAAACTCGGCTAAAGGTGAACAGGATGGCTGA